A section of the Candidatus Neomarinimicrobiota bacterium genome encodes:
- a CDS encoding M28 family peptidase — translation VFPLGKSVANINIDMLNFIGETNDLIVFGMGKSDLDDYAARAAKKIGMRLQEDPWPEQGYYYRSDHISLARKGLPALSMDNGVDSREHGQEWGLAFYKAFVDSNYHKLSDEYTDDLNVDGIMQYLQVVFDIGYTLANSSKFPNWNKDDEFRALRDASRAEAELIHSAP, via the coding sequence GTGTTTCCGCTCGGGAAAAGCGTCGCTAACATAAATATCGATATGCTGAACTTTATTGGCGAGACGAACGACCTGATAGTTTTCGGTATGGGTAAATCGGATTTAGACGATTATGCCGCCCGTGCCGCTAAAAAGATCGGTATGCGTCTGCAGGAAGATCCCTGGCCTGAACAGGGATATTATTACCGGTCGGATCATATCAGTTTAGCCCGAAAGGGTCTGCCTGCGCTCTCGATGGATAATGGCGTTGACAGCCGCGAACACGGTCAGGAGTGGGGTCTGGCTTTTTATAAAGCGTTTGTTGACTCTAACTATCACAAGCTGTCGGATGAATACACCGATGATCTGAATGTGGACGGTATCATGCAATATCTTCAGGTGGTATTCGACATCGGATATACGCTGGCTAACAGTTCCAAATTCCCTAACTGGAACAAAGACGACGAATTTCGCGCGTTGAGGGATGCAAGCAGGGCGGAGGCGGAACTTATTCATTCCGCGCCCTGA
- a CDS encoding GIY-YIG nuclease family protein: MSQNPDSRLKTHNSGKVKSTKHYPPYKLLYVEEVGSRSEARAREKYLKSAAGRKFLDQVHH; this comes from the coding sequence ATGAGCCAAAATCCCGATTCGAGGCTTAAAACACATAATTCAGGAAAAGTTAAGTCCACCAAACATTATCCTCCATATAAGTTACTTTACGTAGAGGAAGTTGGCAGTCGTTCAGAAGCGAGAGCGCGGGAGAAATATTTGAAATCGGCAGCAGGTAGAAAGTTTTTAGATCAAGTGCATCATTAG
- a CDS encoding MFS transporter codes for MTIMLGSMLFVLTGVGIAPALPGMSDYFSHLPDSEFLVKLTLTMPALIIAITAPFAGLLLDKWGRKPVILLSLIVYGVAGSSGYWMDTLSGILIGRAFLGLATAGIMSGIITLIGDLFEGEELNRFMGYQSAALGVGGLIFLALAGVLADIGWRYPFLIHLHAFLVLPGVIFAFKEPKIERVITDENVLNEKVTFPWKPTLIINSISFSAMLLLFLFPVHLPFYLTSEVGATNTHVGGALALQSAVAVLLGLNYRRIKARLSFQGVMAVVFLCIGINHLIIALFTDFRLLAGGMLIGGISLGLFAPNTNVWVSTSAPGAMRGRAVSIMTAVIFLAQFLAPIVTQPMVQSVGIVSIFGYAAGLSFLLSLILAGVAFRKS; via the coding sequence TTGACGATAATGCTGGGGAGCATGCTCTTCGTTCTGACCGGAGTGGGTATCGCGCCTGCGCTGCCGGGGATGAGCGATTATTTCAGTCATCTGCCCGACTCGGAATTTCTCGTAAAACTCACGCTGACGATGCCGGCGCTGATAATCGCCATCACCGCTCCGTTCGCGGGTCTGCTGCTCGACAAATGGGGGAGGAAGCCGGTTATTCTACTGTCCCTGATAGTGTACGGCGTTGCGGGGAGTTCCGGTTACTGGATGGATACATTGTCGGGGATACTTATAGGGCGCGCTTTTTTGGGGCTTGCCACCGCGGGGATCATGAGCGGGATAATCACTCTTATCGGCGATCTCTTCGAGGGGGAAGAACTCAACAGGTTCATGGGTTATCAGAGCGCGGCGCTCGGAGTCGGCGGGCTGATTTTTTTAGCGCTCGCAGGCGTATTGGCGGATATCGGGTGGAGATATCCGTTTCTGATCCATCTACACGCATTTCTGGTCCTTCCCGGCGTCATCTTCGCTTTTAAAGAACCCAAAATCGAGCGGGTCATAACAGATGAGAACGTCTTGAACGAGAAGGTGACATTCCCCTGGAAACCGACACTGATCATAAACTCAATCTCATTCTCCGCTATGTTGTTGCTCTTTCTCTTTCCCGTGCACCTTCCGTTTTATCTTACTTCGGAAGTGGGAGCCACGAACACTCATGTCGGGGGAGCATTGGCGCTTCAGTCGGCGGTCGCAGTGTTATTAGGACTGAACTACAGGCGGATCAAGGCGCGTCTGTCGTTTCAGGGAGTTATGGCGGTGGTCTTCCTCTGCATTGGGATAAATCATCTTATCATAGCGCTTTTTACCGATTTCAGACTCCTCGCCGGGGGGATGCTGATAGGCGGAATTTCTCTCGGTCTGTTCGCACCGAACACGAACGTCTGGGTTTCGACTTCCGCTCCCGGTGCGATGCGGGGACGCGCCGTCAGTATCATGACTGCGGTCATTTTCCTTGCTCAGTTCCTTGCGCCTATAGTTACACAGCCGATGGTGCAAAGCGTAGGTATCGTCAGTATTTTCGGTTACGCCGCCGGACTTTCGTTCCTGCTATCGCTTATATTGGCGGGAGTAGCTTTTAGAAAATCTTAG